A genomic segment from Deinococcus yavapaiensis KR-236 encodes:
- a CDS encoding GNAT family N-acetyltransferase, with translation MSFSIRPARLADAPSLARVHVTSWLETYDGLVPSAFLDRMTSDEMRERRTRGWSHLIGDATQVALAAEANGRVVGFVNGGPPRDHPRYDAELYALYLLREAQGRGVGAALFEALVETLRSRGAASMALWVLDANPTRGFYRRMGGVEDGEKRERIPEGELREVRFGWPNL, from the coding sequence GTGTCCTTCTCGATTCGACCCGCCCGCCTCGCCGACGCGCCGAGCTTGGCGCGCGTGCACGTGACGTCTTGGCTCGAAACGTACGACGGCCTCGTCCCGAGCGCCTTTCTCGACCGCATGACGAGCGACGAGATGCGCGAACGCCGAACGCGCGGCTGGTCGCATCTCATCGGCGACGCCACGCAAGTGGCGTTGGCCGCCGAAGCGAACGGTCGCGTGGTGGGTTTCGTGAACGGCGGACCGCCCCGAGACCATCCGCGGTACGACGCGGAACTGTACGCCCTGTACCTGCTTCGCGAGGCGCAAGGTCGAGGTGTCGGCGCGGCCTTGTTCGAAGCGCTCGTCGAAACCTTGAGAAGCCGGGGCGCGGCGTCGATGGCGTTGTGGGTCTTGGACGCCAATCCCACGCGCGGCTTCTACCGACGCATGGGCGGCGTGGAGGACGGCGAGAAGCGAGAACGCATCCCCGAAGGCGAACTGCGCGAAGTGCGCTTCGGCTGGCCAAACCTCTGA
- a CDS encoding sensor histidine kinase has translation MSSERATLRTTLFSDELQTVSVALAAPSAEEQISEIVLHPAIEHLGAIAGGVLLVSAAGDRLDLVARQGYEDGAQTIWQDGPIDARTPATDALRTREALFFEHVDALKAAYPDLERQTGAVSPVASAVLPFVFDGHTLGVLVLDFHEPHAFTPAEKQFLRTLAAQSAVALERASLHARLLGEQQQKVEILESISDAFYAVDFDWRFTYINRRTEYIWGRKREELLGKVYWNEFPQAVGSEPYHAHFEAMRERRVVRLEAMSPIVGMWVDITIYPTQGGVSVYFKDISERKRIEARLYELNRVLERRVEERTRDLQDLNAELRAYAMGISRDLAEPMRRVHGFVGLLERRLADQVDDRVQALFAQVRDEARRVEGRMDELRQLALLERRELREELIALDQLVVQVRSDLESLLKGRKVKWLLGTLPTVMGDALLLRQVLAELLAFALDATREVETALIEVDGETRGGQVVAWVRHNGAALSAQEAQQLFEVFGTPQAESSGTVRIGLANARRIVSRHGGQLWAQSASDGAGGVLFLALPDKIGAPATDS, from the coding sequence ATGTCGTCCGAGCGCGCCACTCTCCGGACCACGTTGTTCAGTGACGAGTTGCAGACGGTCAGCGTCGCGCTCGCCGCTCCCAGCGCCGAAGAGCAAATTTCCGAAATCGTGCTGCACCCGGCCATCGAGCACCTCGGGGCCATCGCGGGCGGCGTGCTGCTCGTGAGCGCGGCGGGAGACCGCTTGGACCTCGTCGCGCGGCAAGGTTACGAAGACGGAGCGCAGACCATTTGGCAAGACGGTCCCATCGACGCGCGTACGCCTGCCACGGACGCGTTGCGTACGCGCGAAGCCTTGTTCTTCGAGCACGTCGACGCTCTCAAGGCGGCGTACCCGGATCTCGAACGGCAAACGGGCGCGGTGAGTCCCGTGGCGAGCGCCGTGCTGCCGTTCGTCTTCGACGGGCACACGCTCGGCGTGCTCGTCCTCGACTTTCACGAACCGCACGCGTTCACGCCCGCCGAGAAGCAGTTTCTGCGCACACTCGCCGCGCAGAGCGCCGTCGCGCTCGAGCGCGCTTCGCTGCACGCGCGACTGCTCGGCGAGCAGCAGCAGAAAGTCGAGATTCTCGAGAGCATCAGCGACGCCTTCTACGCGGTGGACTTCGATTGGCGCTTCACGTACATCAACCGCCGCACCGAGTACATCTGGGGTCGCAAACGCGAGGAACTGCTCGGCAAGGTGTACTGGAACGAGTTTCCGCAAGCGGTCGGAAGCGAGCCGTACCACGCGCACTTCGAAGCGATGCGCGAGCGCCGCGTCGTACGCCTCGAAGCGATGTCGCCGATCGTCGGCATGTGGGTGGACATCACCATCTACCCGACGCAGGGCGGCGTGTCGGTGTACTTCAAGGACATCAGCGAACGCAAGCGCATCGAAGCGCGCCTGTACGAACTCAACCGCGTGCTCGAGCGGCGCGTCGAAGAACGGACGCGCGATCTGCAAGACCTCAACGCGGAGTTGCGCGCGTACGCCATGGGCATCTCGCGCGACTTGGCCGAACCCATGCGGCGCGTACACGGCTTCGTGGGGTTGCTGGAGCGGCGCTTGGCCGACCAAGTGGACGACCGAGTGCAAGCCTTGTTCGCGCAGGTGCGCGACGAGGCCCGACGCGTGGAAGGACGCATGGACGAACTGCGGCAACTCGCGCTCCTGGAACGGCGGGAGTTGCGCGAAGAGCTCATCGCGCTCGATCAACTCGTCGTGCAGGTGCGCAGCGACCTCGAGAGCCTGCTGAAAGGCCGCAAGGTGAAGTGGCTGTTGGGAACGCTGCCGACCGTGATGGGCGACGCGTTGCTGTTACGGCAGGTGCTCGCGGAGTTGCTGGCGTTCGCGCTGGACGCCACGCGCGAAGTCGAGACGGCGCTGATCGAAGTGGACGGCGAGACGCGGGGCGGGCAAGTCGTGGCGTGGGTGCGGCACAACGGCGCGGCGCTCTCGGCTCAGGAGGCGCAGCAGTTGTTCGAGGTGTTCGGCACTCCTCAAGCCGAGAGTTCGGGCACGGTCCGCATCGGATTGGCGAACGCGCGGCGCATCGTCTCGCGGCACGGCGGGCAGTTGTGGGCGCAGAGCGCGTCGGACGGCGCGGGCGGCGTGTTGTTCTTGGCCTTGCCCGACAAGATCGGAGCGCCGGCGACCGATTCGTGA